A stretch of Geomonas oryzisoli DNA encodes these proteins:
- a CDS encoding rhodanese-like domain-containing protein: MKKNVVVMLMGLICLMLAAGASLAAEGYPLRAKYPKLKYISTEELKKDYARAVIVDVRSKLEFDVIHIAKAVNVPVAQKTFENEIKELRSKNEAGPMVFYCNGHTCEKSYEAAEQATTGGIHNILVYDAGIHDWVQANAQKTTLMGETPAVKSKLIPAEKLKSHKIKYAEFSKKAQAADAICIDIREPFQRKEIPKLPRLRNIPSDRLVQLLSGTEFKGKTLLITDAVGKQVEWIQYYLEKYGIKDYYFLENGVLSAKN; encoded by the coding sequence ATGAAGAAGAACGTTGTGGTCATGCTGATGGGTTTGATCTGTTTGATGCTGGCGGCCGGAGCATCGCTCGCCGCCGAGGGGTACCCCCTGCGGGCCAAGTACCCCAAGTTGAAGTACATCAGCACCGAGGAGCTTAAAAAGGATTACGCACGCGCAGTCATCGTCGATGTCCGCTCCAAACTGGAATTCGACGTCATCCACATCGCCAAGGCGGTCAATGTGCCCGTGGCACAGAAGACCTTCGAGAACGAAATCAAGGAACTCAGGAGCAAAAACGAAGCCGGACCGATGGTTTTCTACTGCAACGGGCACACCTGTGAGAAGTCCTACGAAGCCGCGGAACAAGCGACCACGGGCGGAATACACAACATCCTGGTCTACGATGCGGGCATCCACGACTGGGTCCAGGCCAACGCGCAGAAGACGACCCTGATGGGGGAGACTCCGGCGGTCAAGTCCAAGCTTATCCCCGCCGAAAAACTGAAAAGCCACAAGATCAAGTACGCCGAGTTCTCCAAGAAGGCACAAGCGGCTGATGCAATCTGCATCGACATCAGGGAACCGTTCCAGCGCAAGGAGATTCCGAAACTCCCCCGCCTGCGGAACATCCCTTCCGACAGACTGGTGCAACTTCTTTCCGGCACTGAATTCAAAGGGAAGACCTTGTTGATAACCGACGCTGTCGGCAAGCAGGTGGAATGGATTCAGTACTACCTGGAGAAATACGGCATCAAAGACTACTACTTCCTCGAGAACGGCGTGCTGAGCGCCAAGAATTAG
- the pdhA gene encoding pyruvate dehydrogenase (acetyl-transferring) E1 component subunit alpha, translating into MAETLKELLSEEELIGFYEQMVLCREFEESCAEQYSKGHITGFLHLYTGQEAVAVGCTAGLQQKDYILSAYRDHAQAIVRGADPKKVMAELFGKATGLCKGKGGSMHLFAPQLNFMGGYAIVGGQFPIATGLAWGSQLLEEDRVTACFFGDGSMNQGTFHESLNWARLWDLPVLFVCENNFYGIGTEVHRASAQAALHRRTCGYDIPSEKVDGMDVIAMYQATKRAAEWVRERQRPYFIEAVTYRFRGHSMSDPAKYRSSSETDVWKSRDPIPNLSRRLLEEGIATQERLDEIAKRCLAQVEESVRFAEESPWPEDGEVWEDIYV; encoded by the coding sequence ATGGCTGAGACTCTGAAAGAGCTGCTCTCGGAGGAGGAACTGATCGGCTTCTACGAGCAGATGGTGCTCTGCCGCGAGTTCGAAGAGAGCTGCGCCGAGCAGTATTCGAAGGGGCACATCACCGGCTTTTTGCACCTGTACACCGGGCAGGAGGCGGTAGCGGTCGGCTGCACCGCCGGTCTGCAGCAAAAGGACTACATTCTTTCCGCCTACCGCGACCATGCCCAGGCCATCGTCAGAGGCGCCGATCCCAAGAAGGTGATGGCGGAACTCTTCGGCAAGGCGACCGGGCTTTGCAAGGGGAAGGGGGGCTCCATGCATCTCTTCGCGCCGCAGCTCAATTTCATGGGGGGCTATGCCATCGTAGGCGGTCAGTTCCCCATCGCCACCGGGCTCGCCTGGGGGAGCCAGCTACTCGAGGAGGACCGCGTCACGGCTTGCTTCTTCGGCGACGGCTCCATGAACCAGGGGACCTTCCACGAGTCGCTGAACTGGGCGCGCCTTTGGGATCTGCCGGTACTGTTCGTCTGCGAGAACAACTTCTACGGCATCGGGACCGAGGTGCATCGGGCCTCGGCTCAGGCGGCGCTGCACCGGCGCACCTGTGGCTACGATATCCCCAGCGAGAAGGTCGACGGGATGGATGTCATCGCCATGTACCAAGCCACCAAGCGGGCCGCCGAGTGGGTGAGGGAGCGCCAGCGCCCGTACTTCATCGAGGCGGTCACCTACCGCTTCCGCGGGCACTCCATGTCGGATCCCGCGAAGTACCGCAGTTCCTCGGAAACCGACGTCTGGAAAAGCCGCGACCCGATCCCCAACCTGTCGCGCAGGCTTCTGGAAGAGGGGATCGCGACCCAGGAACGACTCGACGAGATCGCCAAGCGCTGCCTCGCCCAAGTCGAAGAAAGCGTCCGTTTCGCGGAGGAATCCCCCTGGCCGGAGGACGGCGAAGTCTGGGAGGATATCTATGTCTGA